A portion of the Candidatus Pristimantibacillus lignocellulolyticus genome contains these proteins:
- the rpmB gene encoding 50S ribosomal protein L28: protein MSRKCFVTGKAPGSGNNKSHANNTTRRTWGVNVQKVRILVDGKPKRVYISARALKSGKITRV, encoded by the coding sequence ATGTCCCGCAAATGTTTCGTAACTGGCAAAGCGCCTGGAAGTGGTAACAACAAATCTCACGCGAACAACACAACTCGTCGTACTTGGGGAGTTAACGTTCAAAAGGTTCGTATCCTTGTGGATGGTAAACCAAAACGTGTATACATCAGCGCTCGCGCGCTGAAGTCTGGTAAAATTACTCGTGTGTAA